In one window of Photorhabdus laumondii subsp. laumondii DNA:
- the yidD gene encoding membrane protein insertion efficiency factor YidD → MASSLSFGSRFLIALIRGYQLVISPLLGPRCRFNPTCSQYGIEALRRFGVIKGCWLTVKRVLKCHPLHEGGDDPVPPVKNNDNREH, encoded by the coding sequence ATGGCGTCGTCACTGTCGTTTGGCTCGCGCTTCCTGATCGCATTAATCCGGGGATATCAGTTGGTAATAAGCCCGCTGTTGGGGCCTCGTTGTCGCTTTAATCCTACATGCTCTCAATATGGCATTGAGGCATTACGCAGGTTTGGGGTGATAAAAGGCTGTTGGTTAACGGTGAAACGCGTTTTAAAATGCCACCCTTTACATGAAGGTGGTGATGATCCTGTCCCACCCGTAAAAAACAACGATAACAGAGAACACTAA